From a single Miscanthus floridulus cultivar M001 chromosome 8, ASM1932011v1, whole genome shotgun sequence genomic region:
- the LOC136469533 gene encoding aspartyl protease family protein 1-like, giving the protein TGSNLFWVPCDCKQCASIANVTGQAATRLRPYSPRGSSTSKQVTCDNALCDRPNTCSAATNGSCPYEVQYVSANTSTSGVLVQDVLHLTRERPGAAAAAGEALQAPVVFGCGQVQTGYFLDGGAFDGLMGLGRDKVSVPSVLAASGLVVSDSFSMCFGDDGVGRINFGDAGSRGQGDPEYTSYTYYTYLSDPEYTELATNFNSLVRERRANFSSISADHFPFEYCYRVSPNQTEVLIPYVSLTAKGGALFPVTQPIIFFFHTATGRAVGYCLAIVKNDLGINLNIIDLVLIRVPSWRSNLVRSGTQGKR; this is encoded by the exons ACCGGCAGCAACCTCTTCTGGGTGCCGTGCGACTGCAAGCAGTGCGCGTCCATCGCCAACGTCACCGGGCAGGCCGCGACGCGGCTCCGCCCCTACAGCCCGCGGGGGTCGTCGACGAGCAAGCAGGTGACGTGCGACAACGCGCTGTGCGACCGTCCCAACACCTGCTCCGCCGCGACCAACGGCAGCTGCCCGTACGAGGTCCAGTACGTGTCCGCCAACACCTCCACCTCCGGGGTGCTGGTGCAGGACGTGCTCCACCTCACCCGGGAGcgcccgggcgccgccgccgccgccggggaggcCCTGCAGGCGCCCGTCGTGTTCGGGTGCGGGCAGGTGCAGACGGGCTATTTCCTGGACGGCGGCGCCTTCGACGGCCTGATGGGGCTCGGCAGGGACAAGGTGTCCGTGCCCAGCGTGCTCGCCGCCAGCGGCCTCGTCGTGTCCGACAGCTTCTCCATGTGCTTCGGCGACGACGGCGTCGGCCGCATCAACTTCGGCGACGCCGGCAGCCGTGGCCAGGGCGACCCGGAGTACACGTCCTACACGTACTACACGTACCTCAGCGACCCGGAGTACACGGAGCTCGCCACCAAC TTCAACTCGCTGGTCCGCGAGAGGAGAGCCAATTTCAGCAGCATCTCTGCAGACCATTTTCCCTTTGAGTACTGCTACAGAGTCAG CCCTAACCAGACAGAGGTGCTGATCCCGTACGTGAGCCTGACGGCCAAGGGCGGAGCCCTGTTCCCGGTCACCCagccgatcatcttcttcttccacacggCCACCGGCCGTGCCGTCGGTTACTGCCTGGCGATCGTGAAGAATGACCTCGGCATCAACCTCAACATCATCGATCTTGTGCTCATCAGGGTGCCGTCTTGGCGCTCAAACTTGgttaggagtggcacacagggcaAACGGTAA
- the LOC136472862 gene encoding uncharacterized protein — MEALAGAASSSTLPVCHPPSRVAAQSLALRPSRCGPLRAAGAGGGSGKDDAQAAPAANGSPVLKLKSDSSQNGVLPITADKSQKASSTSVSTDSSGSRAGLFRTPISGGVQSATFAHGLPPPALAVRNLMEQARFAHLCSVMSGMHHRRTGYPFGSLVDFANDSMGHPIFSLSPLAIHTRNLLADPRCTLVVQVPGWSGLSNARVTIFGDVYPLPAEQQEWAHKQYVAKHQQWASQQWGNFYYYRMHNISDIYFIGGFGTVAWIDVKEYETIQPDKIAVDGGDLQSLKELNAIFSKPLREVLSSEGEVDDAALISVDSKGIDIRVRQGAQFNIQRLAFDVPHKVETLEEAKKALHKIIKDKQQIK; from the exons ATGGAGGCTCTCGCGGGCGCCGCATCCTCCTCCACTCTCCCCGTGTGCCACCCGCCTTCCCGCGTGGCCGCGCAGTCCCTCGCGCTCCGCCCTAGCCGCTGCGGTCCCCTCCGCGCGGCCGGCGCCGGCGGTGGCAGTGGCAAGGACGACGCCCAGGCCGCCCCCGCCGCCAACGGGTCTCCCGTCCTCAAG CTGAAGAGCGATTCTAGTCAAAATGGAGTCCTACCGATCACGGCTGACAAGTCGCAGAAGGCTTCATCAACCAGCGTTAGTACTGACTCAAGTGGATCCAGAGCTGGCCTGTTTAGAACACCAATATCAGGTGGTGTGCAGAGTGCAACTTTCGCCCACGGTCTACCTCCGCCAGCTTTGGCCGTTCGCAATTTGATGGAACAG GCGCGGTTTGCCCACCTGTGCTCTGTCATGTCTGGCATGCATCACCGCCGTACTGGATATCCGTTTGGTTCACTTGTCGACTTTGCTAATGATTCAATGGGCC ACCCAATTTTTTCACTGTCACCCTTAGCAATCCATACGAGGAACTTACTCGCTGACCCAAGATGCACGCTTGTTGTCCAG GTGCCTGGATGGAGTGGACTGTCGAACGCGCGAGTCACCATATTTGGTGATGTTTACCCTTTGCCAGCTGAACAACAG GAATGGGCACATAAGCAATATGTAGCAAAACATCAGCAGTGGGCATCACAGCAGTGGGGAAATTTTTACTATTACAGGATGCACAACATAAG TgacatatacttcatcgggggcTTTGGAACTGTTGCATGGATAGATGTTAAGGAGTACGAAACTATTCAACCTGACAAGATAGCAGTTGATGGTGGTGACTTGCAAAGTTTAAAG GAGTTGAATGCTATTTTCTCTAAACCACTTCGAGAGGTCCTATCATCAGAAGGGGAGGTCGATGATGCTGCGCTTATATCAGTAGACAGCAAAGGGATAGATATACGGGTTCGACAGGGTGCACAg TTCAATATTCAGAGGCTAGCATTTGATGTCCCTCACAAGGTTGAGACTctggaggaagccaagaaagcACTCCACAAGATAATCaaagacaagcaacaaataaaGTGA